One Ostrea edulis chromosome 2, xbOstEdul1.1, whole genome shotgun sequence genomic region harbors:
- the LOC125679415 gene encoding RAB6-interacting golgin-like isoform X2, with the protein MSGWSGFSDAELKELKGHKQCYREKSHKAPKDYVDVPRHETSSGKRVPNILSASKVRIQRETVNHDSPAGGNKIPKQQNQAPSSKPEGQTVTEIKEEVMEIEDSEALSREMNNLDKFRDQQKMIEEANKQRKALLSKTLTERQRKAREEAQKLSHIQKEVQLLDNRLSADVSLIRSRIESASKDYMEAQRRYDRAEREFIEAKMDLQKRSELKEQLTEHLYTIIHQNELRKAEKLSQLMNELHVEMETEENGLKLTYLPPAFNVGDFPSLLRTKSHDANQSGSSSSKNNSEKSTDTNKSENSAGSSESTCQPEVAKDDTVSCMNTESPNAADKLVKDCVTVAQTTTQSPVVKRHEDSVQQGNAETKSSGTNVEKLVPTSWTLDVVIKKEPEESV; encoded by the exons ATGTCGGGTTGGAGTGGATTTTCGGATGCAGAGTTGAAAGAATTGAAGGGACATAAACAATGTTATCGCGAAAAATCACACAAAG cacCCAAAGATTACGTTGATGTTCCACGTCACGAGACATCGTctgggaaaagagtaccaaacATTTTGTCAGCATCCAAAGTCAGAATACAGAGGGAGACGGTTAATCACGATAGTCCAGCAG GAGGAAACAAAATTCCAAAACAACAGAATCAAGCACCATCTTCAAAACCTGAAGGACAAACAGTCACTGAGATCAAAGAAGAGGTGATGGAGATTGAGGATTCAGAGGCTTTATC ACGCGAGATGAATAATTTGGACAAATTTCGTGACCAACAGAAAATGATAGAAGAGGCCAACAAACAACGAAAAGCTTTACTGTCTAAAACTTTGACGGAAAG ACAAAGAAAAGCTCGTGAGGAGGCTCAGAAATTGTCCCATATCCAAAAAGAGGTTCAGTTACTTGACAATCGTCTGTCAGCAGATGTTTCTCTCATCAGGAGTCGTATTGAATCAGCCAGCAAAGACTACATGGAAGCACA GAGACGTTATGACAGAGCAGAAAGAGAATTCATTGAGGCAAAGATGGATTTACAGAAGAGATCTGAATTGAAGGAGCAACTGACTGAACATTTGTATACAATCATACACCAAAATGAATTACGCAAGGCGGAGAAGCTTTCTCAGCTGATGAATGAACTTCATGTGGAAATGGAGACCGAGGAAAATGGACTAAAGCTTACATATCTTCCTCCTGCATTTAATGTAGGTGATTTTCCATCTTTGCTTAGGACTAAATCACATGATGCAAATCAGTCTGGATCTTCATCTTCCAAAAATAATAGTGAGAAATCTACAGACACAAATAAGTCCGAAAATTCTGCTGGAAGTTCTGAATCCACTTGTCAACCGGAGGTAGCCAAAGATGACACTGTTAGTTGTATGAACACAGAATCTCCTAATGCTGCAGACAAGTTAGTGAAAGACTGTGTTACAGTAGCACAAACTACAACACAAAGCCCTGTTGTGAAAAGGCATGAAGACAGCGTGCAACAAGGAAATGCAGAGACGAAATCTAGTGGTACAAATGTAGAAAAACTTGTGCCAACATCATGGACGTTAGATGTAGTCATTAAAAAAGAGCCTGAAGAGAGTGTATAG